One Klebsiella electrica genomic window, GTAAAGGGCTGTTCCTGACCGCCGATGCCCAGGCTACGGCCACCGGTCAGGTGCTGGAAATGTCTCCGGCGATAAGCCTGGTGAAAGGAGCCATCAGCCAGATGGCCGACTGGCACACTATCACGCAGTCACATCACAACCTTCAGCCTGATGCCACACACCTGAAGCGCCAGCCAGCGTTGAAACACAGCTGCCGGAACTGCCGAAATCGGTGTGTAAGGACTGCCTGAAGAAAGCGCAGGAAGCCGCCGCCGCCTTCGCGGCGCGAGGATAAGGACAGGTCATGACAACGACACCGCCGATAACGCTCAAAAAGCACATGCTCTGGATGCAACAGGCTGAATCCCTCTGTTCCGCAGCCGGGCAGGATTATATCGATGTTCTGGTAGACCAGGCCGGAACCGACCAGCCGCTGCAAAATGCCCTGCGCCAGTTATCGCCAGAGGCGCTCTGGTTTGAGTTGTTCGAAGGAACCCCGGAAGGGGGAACGCTGGAGTATTCCCCGGTCGTCATGCGTCTGCATTTTGCTGTGACGAGTCACCGGATGTGGCTGGAACAGCTGCTGGAATACTTCTCGGACTCGCCGCGCCTGACACTGCTGATCTCCCCCCTGGCCTTTGATCTGCTGTGCCGCCACTTGCAGGCCTTGTCGCAGGTGCAGTGGGAGGAACAAACCGGCCTGCTGCGGTACTACGATAACCGCGTATTCCCATCGTTGCTTGCCCATGTCCTCACCGTAGAACAACAGGCCGCGTTTACGGAT contains:
- a CDS encoding DUF4123 domain-containing protein, encoding MTTTPPITLKKHMLWMQQAESLCSAAGQDYIDVLVDQAGTDQPLQNALRQLSPEALWFELFEGTPEGGTLEYSPVVMRLHFAVTSHRMWLEQLLEYFSDSPRLTLLISPLAFDLLCRHLQALSQVQWEEQTGLLRYYDNRVFPSLLAHVLTVEQQAAFTDIALFWGWRDRDGEIVWKSGSFLPTRTLADEPELSRVDDAQVDLMGCIGDAETLMKEKSVSNLSRESHFAHCLNIAFNANEAGYFGELSAYTENVE